One segment of Thunnus thynnus chromosome 19, fThuThy2.1, whole genome shotgun sequence DNA contains the following:
- the LOC137171333 gene encoding SWI/SNF-related matrix-associated actin-dependent regulator of chromatin subfamily B member 1, producing MQLALSKTFGQKPVKFQLEQDGDFYMVGSEVGNYLRMFRGSLYKRYPSLWRRLASVEERKKIVASSHATSVTLLKASECEEIFEGNDEKYKAVSISTEPPAYLREQKAKRSSQWVPTLPNSSHHLDAVPCSTTINRNRMGRDKKRTFPLCFDDHDPAVIHENAAQVEALVPIRLDMEIDGQKLRDAFTWNMNEKLMTPEMFAEILCDDLDLNPLAFVPAIASAIRQQIESYPTDSILEEQADQRVIIKLNIHVGNISLVDQFEWDMSERENSPESFALKLCSELGLGGEFVTTIAYSIRGQLSWHQRTYAFSENPLPTVEIAIRNTGDADQWCPLLETLTDAEMEKKIRDQDRNTRRMRRLANTAPSW from the exons ATGCAATTGGCTCTTAGTAAAACGTTTGGCCAGAAGCCAGTTAAATTTCAGTTAGAGCAAGATGGGGACTTTTACATGGTTGGGTCGGAG GTTGGAAACTATCTGCGTATGTTCAGAGGCTCTTTGTATAAAAGATATCCATCTTTATGGAGGAGGCTGGCAtcagtggaggagaggaagaaaattgTAGCGTCATCACATG CCACCAGTGTTACTCTGCTGAAGGCATCAGAATGTGAAGAGATCTTCGAGGGTAATGATGAGAAATACAAGGCGGTGTCCATCAGCACAGAGCCCCCGGCTTACCTCAG GGAGCAGAAAGCAAAGAGGAGCAGTCAGTGGGTCCCCACGCTGCCTAACAGCTCTCACCATCTAGACGCCGTGCCATGCTCCACCACCATCAACCGCAACCGAATGGGTCGTGACAAGAAGAGGACCTTCCCACTGTG CTTTGATGACCATGACCCTGCAGTGATCCATGAGAATGCAGCCCAGGTAGAGGCGCTGGTTCCCATTCGTCTAGACATGGAGATAGACGGACAGAAACTGCGAGATGCCTTCACATGGAACATGAACG AGAAACTGATGACCCCAGAGATGTTTGCAGAAATTCTGTGTGATGACCTGGACCTGAATCCTCTAGCCTTCGTCCCCGCCATCGCCTCTGCCATTCGTCAGCAGATTGAGTCCTACCCCACTGACAGCATACTAGAAGAGCAGGCAGACCAGAGAGTCATCATCAAG CTGAACATCCACGTCGGCAACATCTCTCTGGTGGACCAGTTTGAGTGGGACATGTCAGAGAGGGAGAACTCCCCGGAGTCTTTTGCACTTAAGCTCTGCTCTGAGCTGGGTCTGGGCGGAGAGTTTGTTACCACTATCGCCTACAGCATTCGTGGTCAGCTCAGCTGGCACCAGAGGACCTACGCCttcag TGAGAACCCGCTGCCCACAGTAGAGATTGCCATCCGCAACACAGGCGATGCAGACCAGTGGTGCCCCCTGCTAGAGACCCTCACAGATGCCGAAATGGAGAAGAAGATCCGAGACCAAGATAGGAACACAAG gCGTATGAGACGACTGGCCAACACCGCTCCCTCCTGGTAG
- the derl2 gene encoding derlin-2, with product MAYQTLQQEYLQIPVVTRAYTTACVLTTAAVQLEIITPFQLYFNPDLILRNYQVWRLITNFLFFGPVGFNFLFNMIFLYRYCRMLEEGSFRGRTADFVFMFLFGGLLMTIFGTFVSLVFLGQAFTIMLVYVWSRRNPNVRMNFFGLLNFQAPFLPWVLMGFSLLLGNSIIVDLLGIAVGHVYFFLEDVFPNQPGGGRWLKTPSIIKMLFDTPEEDANYNPLPEERPGGFAWGEGQRLGG from the exons ATGGCTTACCAGACCTTACAGCAGGAGTATTTACAGATCCCTGTTGTTACCAGGGCATATACAACCGCCTGTGTCCTCACAACTGCTGCAGTG CAACTAGAGATCATCACACCCTTTCAGCTATACTTCAATCCGGATTTGATTCTAAGGAATTACCAG gTATGGCGGCTAATAACCAACTTCCTGTTTTTTGGTCCAGTTGGCTTCAATTTCCTGTtcaatatgattttttt GTACAGATACTGTCGGATGCTAGAGGAAGGCTCTTTCAGGGGACGCACGGCTGACTTTGTCTTCATGTTCCTCTTTGGTGGGCTTCTGATGACT ATATTTGGAACTTTTGTGAGTCTGGTGTTCCTGGGCCAAGCCTTCACTATCATGCTGGTGTACGTTTGGAGTCGACGAAACCCAAACGTTCGCATGAATTTCTTTGGGCTGCTGAATTTCCAGGCACCCTTCCTGCCATGGGTGCTGATGGGATTCTCACTTCTGCTGGGCAACTCCATCATCGTGGATCTTCTAG GTATCGCTGTTGGTCATGTGTACTTCTTCCTGGAGGATGTTTTCCCCAACCAGCCAGGTGGTGGAAGGTGGCTCAAGACCCCATCTATCAT AAAGATGCTGTTTGACACTCCAGAGGAAGATGCCAACTACAACCCCCTGCCTGAGGAGCGCCCGGGAGGTTTTGCCTGGGGGGAGGGACAACGCCTTGGAGGTTAA